One Janthinobacterium sp. TB1-E2 genomic region harbors:
- a CDS encoding MFS transporter, with protein sequence MELVKQTAAARANKPSNKPWLWIPSLYFGQGIPYVVVMTLSVIMYKNYGFSNTDIALYTSWLYLPWVIKPLWSPFIDMYRTKRFWIVGLQLVIGAALALVALTTSLPHFFQISLAIFWLMAFSSATHDIAADGFYMLGLEEHQQAAFVGVRSTFYRLAMIAGQGGLVYLAGYLTHATGNVQLAWSVVFAILAGLFIALFLYHYFVLPKPKDDRPSIQGAGVSPLQEFIATFASFFKKKDIVVILGFLLLFRLGEAQLLKLAAPFLLDPVAKGGLGLSTEQVGLVYGTIGVIALTLGGLLGGFIISRFGLKRCLWIMVLSVHLPDLVFVYLASALPSSIYVIAGGIALEQFGYGFGFASYMLYMIMVSDGAHKTAHYAICTGFMALGMMLPGMASGWIQQMLGYQHFFIWVCIATIPAFIMAALVKIDPEFGKKAEA encoded by the coding sequence ATGGAGCTAGTGAAACAAACCGCCGCAGCGCGCGCAAATAAGCCGTCAAATAAGCCGTGGCTGTGGATCCCTTCCCTGTATTTCGGCCAGGGCATTCCCTATGTAGTGGTCATGACCTTGTCCGTGATCATGTACAAGAACTACGGTTTCAGTAATACCGATATCGCGCTGTATACGAGTTGGTTGTACTTGCCGTGGGTCATCAAGCCGCTGTGGTCGCCCTTCATCGATATGTACCGCACCAAGCGCTTCTGGATCGTCGGCTTGCAGCTGGTGATCGGCGCCGCGCTGGCGCTGGTGGCCCTGACGACCTCCTTGCCGCACTTCTTCCAGATCAGCCTGGCCATCTTCTGGCTGATGGCTTTCAGTTCCGCCACGCATGACATCGCCGCTGATGGCTTTTATATGCTGGGCCTGGAAGAGCACCAGCAGGCGGCCTTTGTCGGCGTGCGCAGCACGTTTTACCGCCTGGCGATGATCGCCGGCCAGGGCGGCCTCGTGTATCTGGCCGGCTATTTGACGCATGCGACGGGCAATGTGCAGCTGGCCTGGTCCGTCGTGTTTGCGATTTTGGCGGGCCTGTTCATCGCCCTCTTCCTGTACCACTATTTTGTCTTGCCGAAACCGAAGGACGACCGCCCCAGCATCCAGGGCGCCGGTGTTTCTCCCTTGCAGGAGTTCATCGCCACCTTTGCTTCCTTCTTCAAGAAAAAGGACATTGTCGTCATCCTGGGCTTTTTGCTGCTGTTCCGCCTCGGCGAAGCGCAACTGCTCAAGCTGGCCGCGCCCTTCCTGCTCGACCCTGTCGCCAAGGGCGGCCTGGGCCTCAGCACGGAACAGGTGGGCCTCGTCTACGGCACCATCGGCGTGATCGCCCTGACCCTGGGCGGCTTGCTGGGCGGATTCATCATTTCCCGCTTCGGCTTGAAACGCTGCCTGTGGATCATGGTGTTGTCCGTCCACCTGCCGGACCTGGTGTTTGTCTATCTGGCCAGCGCCTTGCCCAGCAGCATCTATGTGATCGCTGGTGGTATTGCGTTGGAGCAATTCGGCTATGGCTTCGGTTTCGCATCCTATATGTTGTACATGATCATGGTCTCCGATGGCGCGCATAAAACGGCCCATTACGCGATCTGCACGGGTTTCATGGCCCTGGGCATGATGTTGCCGGGCATGGCCAGCGGCTGGATCCAGCAAATGCTTGGCTACCAGCACTTCTTTATCTGGGTCTGCATCGCTACCATTCCTGCTTTCATCATGGCCGCGCTGGTCAAGATCGATCCCGAATTCGGCAAGAAGGCCGAGGCCTGA
- a CDS encoding N-acetylmuramic acid 6-phosphate etherase, protein MLKTETPSRRHPDLDLYPVEQLVAALVDDQFWAVEAVRLASPDIAAAITAALPRIAAGGRLLYVGAGTSGRLGVLDSVELNPTFSWPPERAVAILAGGAGAMFTAVEGAEDDLQQGEADLLALQPHVNDVVILLAASGATPYVLGALLAARQAGALTIGIANNVDAPVAHEAQCGIVLDTGTEVISGSTRLKAGTAQKITLNTISSALMVGLHKTYGNLMVDLKPTNAKLIWRAVRLTMHATGASEVQARTVLEQCHYHVKVAIVALIKKINTNQAQALLAGANGSVRAALAA, encoded by the coding sequence ATGTTGAAAACTGAAACCCCGAGCCGGCGGCATCCGGATCTGGACCTCTATCCGGTGGAGCAACTGGTGGCGGCGCTGGTCGATGACCAGTTCTGGGCCGTCGAGGCCGTACGGCTGGCGTCGCCCGACATCGCCGCCGCCATCACGGCCGCCCTGCCCCGCATCGCGGCCGGTGGACGGCTGCTGTACGTGGGTGCGGGCACGTCCGGCCGCCTGGGCGTGCTCGACAGCGTTGAACTCAATCCCACGTTTTCCTGGCCGCCCGAGCGTGCCGTCGCCATCCTGGCCGGCGGCGCGGGCGCCATGTTTACGGCTGTGGAAGGCGCGGAAGACGATTTGCAGCAAGGCGAGGCTGACTTGCTGGCCCTGCAGCCGCACGTCAACGACGTGGTGATCTTGCTGGCCGCTTCCGGCGCCACGCCGTATGTGCTGGGCGCCTTGCTGGCCGCGCGCCAGGCGGGCGCCTTGACGATAGGCATCGCCAACAATGTGGATGCCCCCGTGGCGCACGAGGCGCAATGCGGCATCGTGCTCGACACGGGTACGGAAGTCATATCCGGCAGCACGCGCCTGAAAGCGGGTACGGCGCAAAAAATCACCTTGAACACGATTTCCAGCGCCCTGATGGTCGGTTTGCATAAAACTTACGGAAACTTGATGGTAGACTTGAAGCCGACCAACGCCAAACTGATCTGGCGGGCGGTGCGTCTGACCATGCACGCCACCGGCGCCAGCGAAGTGCAGGCCAGAACCGTGCTGGAGCAATGCCACTATCACGTCAAGGTGGCGATTGTTGCCTTGATCAAAAAAATCAACACAAACCAGGCACAGGCATTGTTGGCCGGCGCGAACGGCAGTGTGCGGGCGGCACTGGCGGCGTGA
- a CDS encoding helix-turn-helix transcriptional regulator — translation MIARQLLFLFSALGAINGIFLAVYFFSRRPRCLADCLLGALLLAVGVRTAKSAFLFFNPAIALEFRQLGLSACLLIGPLTYLYVRAFLAGLGQLPAGQQWRWHLGLSFLLIGIGVAFPYAAYRSVWNLSSHAIHVFWLGYLLAAARLFWQSRRTWLNDGQRMATSNVLLLSVFAGSCVMLAAYASTPFTSYIVGALSFTFSLHVAVMVFLLRKETSTPAEPKQKYQHSRLTHDDALAVLAALEQQMSGQKSYLNPNLTLAQLAKRAGCTQAQVSQVLNDKLGKSFNTYVNEYRIAEAKQVLTGEPQLNMDTVAERCGFNSSSTFYSTFKKVAGQTPASFRAQSSQAVPAVSA, via the coding sequence ATGATCGCTCGCCAATTGCTGTTCCTGTTTAGCGCCCTTGGCGCCATCAACGGCATTTTTCTGGCCGTCTATTTTTTCAGCCGCCGGCCTCGCTGCCTCGCCGACTGCCTGCTCGGCGCATTGCTGCTGGCCGTCGGGGTGCGCACCGCCAAATCCGCCTTCCTCTTCTTCAACCCGGCGATCGCACTCGAATTCCGCCAACTGGGTCTGTCGGCCTGCCTGCTGATCGGTCCCTTGACCTATCTTTATGTACGCGCTTTTCTGGCCGGGCTCGGACAATTGCCTGCTGGACAACAATGGCGATGGCATCTCGGCTTGTCCTTCCTGCTCATTGGCATTGGCGTTGCCTTTCCGTATGCCGCGTATCGTTCTGTGTGGAACCTGTCGAGTCATGCCATTCATGTGTTCTGGCTAGGCTACCTGCTGGCGGCCGCCCGGCTGTTCTGGCAAAGCCGCCGGACATGGTTGAACGACGGACAACGGATGGCGACCAGCAACGTGCTCCTGCTGAGCGTCTTTGCAGGCAGCTGTGTCATGCTGGCGGCGTACGCGAGCACGCCGTTCACGTCCTATATCGTCGGTGCCTTGTCGTTCACCTTCTCGCTGCATGTCGCGGTCATGGTTTTTCTGCTGAGAAAAGAAACCTCGACGCCTGCCGAGCCAAAACAGAAGTACCAGCATAGCCGCCTGACGCACGACGATGCGCTTGCCGTGCTCGCTGCACTGGAACAACAGATGAGCGGGCAGAAATCCTATCTGAATCCGAATCTGACCCTGGCCCAACTGGCCAAGCGGGCCGGATGCACGCAGGCGCAGGTGTCGCAGGTACTCAATGACAAGCTGGGCAAGAGTTTCAACACCTACGTCAACGAATACCGTATCGCTGAAGCGAAACAGGTATTGACGGGCGAGCCGCAACTGAACATGGATACCGTTGCCGAGCGCTGCGGGTTCAATTCCAGTTCCACCTTCTACTCGACCTTCAAGAAAGTGGCTGGGCAGACTCCCGCCAGCTTCCGGGCCCAATCCAGCCAGGCCGTCCCGGCCGTTTCCGCGTAA
- a CDS encoding nuclear transport factor 2 family protein: protein MQGKTMIQFLVRTVLACCLLGITAVSTAATADQDEHAIQETVRLYLHGTSFNVQGEINQAFHASARLYLDGKDDAEWELSGPEYAKLFSDEKKGQFNGRHGRLINVEVNGKVATAKAEIHIPRQGVRYVDVFLLKKIAGNWKIVSKSAHREPAARHARKVLLVVSNVHQYPGTKVNAGNNFPELAYTYDAFRKAGYAVDFVSPEGGAVPLEMIVTSDALLKKYLYNSDFMWALAHTKPVADVKADEYAGMAFVGGGAAIVGIPDNKPLQDIALRIYEQQGGVIAAICHGTEGIKNLKLSDGTFLIQGKVLTSFPDAFLNKESPIYKAYPFSAEGSIKRQGGIFRHGASGQSHVEVDGRLVTGMSWESSVGVAESMIRLFEQ from the coding sequence ATGCAGGGTAAAACCATGATCCAGTTTTTAGTGCGAACCGTACTCGCCTGTTGCCTGCTTGGCATCACCGCCGTCAGCACCGCCGCCACCGCGGACCAGGACGAACATGCCATCCAGGAAACCGTGCGCTTGTATCTGCATGGCACCAGCTTCAATGTGCAGGGCGAGATCAACCAGGCCTTCCATGCCAGCGCCCGCCTTTACCTGGACGGCAAAGACGATGCGGAATGGGAGTTGAGCGGTCCGGAATACGCCAAACTCTTTAGCGATGAGAAAAAAGGGCAATTCAATGGGCGCCACGGGCGGCTGATCAATGTAGAGGTGAACGGCAAGGTGGCCACGGCCAAGGCCGAGATCCACATTCCCCGACAAGGGGTCCGCTATGTGGATGTCTTCCTTTTGAAAAAGATCGCCGGCAACTGGAAGATCGTCAGCAAGTCGGCCCATCGCGAGCCAGCCGCGCGCCATGCGCGCAAGGTGCTGCTCGTCGTGTCGAACGTGCATCAATATCCCGGCACAAAAGTTAACGCAGGCAATAATTTCCCCGAGCTTGCCTATACCTATGATGCCTTTCGCAAAGCGGGGTACGCGGTCGACTTCGTCAGTCCCGAAGGTGGCGCCGTTCCGTTGGAAATGATCGTCACGTCGGACGCGCTGCTCAAGAAGTATCTGTACAACAGTGATTTCATGTGGGCACTGGCCCATACCAAACCCGTCGCCGACGTCAAGGCAGACGAGTATGCGGGCATGGCTTTCGTCGGCGGCGGCGCGGCCATCGTCGGCATCCCGGACAACAAGCCGCTGCAGGACATCGCCTTGCGTATCTACGAACAGCAAGGCGGGGTGATCGCGGCCATCTGCCATGGCACCGAGGGCATCAAGAACCTGAAGCTCAGCGACGGTACTTTCCTCATCCAGGGCAAGGTGCTCACCTCGTTCCCCGATGCGTTTCTCAACAAGGAATCGCCGATCTACAAGGCCTATCCCTTTTCGGCGGAAGGCAGCATCAAGCGCCAGGGCGGCATTTTCAGGCACGGCGCCAGCGGACAGAGCCACGTCGAGGTCGATGGCCGACTGGTGACCGGCATGAGCTGGGAGTCGTCCGTCGGCGTGGCGGAATCCATGATCCGCCTGTTCGAGCAATAA
- a CDS encoding GntR family transcriptional regulator: MSQTSVELKVDLNDNSPLYMQIARKLSDDVRNGRYQVDQALPSERTLSELLDVSRVTARKAIDQLVEQGLVVRRRGSGNYIAPRIEQPLSNLSSFSEQLQQRGYRPGSRWLKREVVIASSDEQLSLGLAQNTKVARLERLRLADDVVMAYEVSVLPFSVVPDPDAMGDSLYEYLSSIKKAPVRALQHIRAMNATDVLAKQLGIPDGQAVLFITRIAYLETGEAVELTHSYCRSDHYDFVAEMRRAP, from the coding sequence ATGAGCCAGACCAGCGTAGAACTCAAGGTCGATTTAAATGACAATTCGCCTTTATATATGCAGATCGCCCGCAAGCTGAGCGATGACGTACGCAACGGCCGCTACCAGGTAGACCAGGCCCTGCCATCCGAACGTACCCTGTCCGAACTGCTTGACGTATCGCGCGTGACCGCCCGCAAGGCCATCGACCAGCTCGTCGAGCAAGGCCTCGTCGTGCGCCGCCGTGGTTCGGGCAACTATATTGCCCCGCGCATCGAGCAGCCGCTGTCGAACCTGTCGAGCTTTTCCGAACAGCTGCAGCAGCGCGGCTACCGCCCCGGTTCGCGCTGGCTCAAGCGCGAAGTCGTCATTGCCAGCAGCGATGAACAGCTGAGCCTGGGCCTGGCGCAGAACACGAAGGTGGCGCGCCTGGAGCGCTTGCGCCTGGCCGACGACGTGGTGATGGCGTATGAAGTGAGCGTGTTGCCGTTCAGCGTGGTGCCGGACCCGGACGCCATGGGCGACTCGCTGTATGAATACTTGAGCAGCATCAAGAAGGCCCCCGTGCGCGCCTTGCAGCACATCCGCGCCATGAATGCGACGGACGTGCTGGCCAAGCAACTGGGCATCCCCGATGGCCAGGCCGTGCTGTTCATCACGCGCATTGCCTACCTGGAGACGGGTGAAGCGGTGGAACTCACGCATTCGTATTGCCGCAGCGACCATTACGATTTCGTGGCGGAAATGCGCCGCGCGCCGTAA
- a CDS encoding serine hydrolase has protein sequence MHNKMTGLLGLLLLGTTWSALAAPPGGGNDQQRALDATLSAIVDDPLHPLASLSVLAIRHGKVSYEQQFGYRHIGATPADSLPVTPATLFRIASVSKMMTTLGLMRLVEQGKLSLDQDVGIYLGFSLRNPHFPQQALTLRSLLSHTSSLRDAGGYSWGPERSLRDVFTAGGDTMWDATAAPGRYFTYANLNWGVIGTVMEKVTGERFDLLMRRLLLDPLDVRGGYHPAAFSAQDVANTATLYRKRTLETEVWQPQGPWIAQADDFYQRPPTALASYVIGSNATVFSPTGGLRISAAGLGKVMQMLLDGGRYQHQQLLQPASIALMFGRQWQLAPDGGNGDSERGLYRAWGLGNQQFDAVAGQGNHLVEGASFTAVGHLGDAYGLVSAFVLDFQKKNGMVMLVGGTGSDPEQYPGTYSAMGRSEERILTTLYRGAMDNNPSLH, from the coding sequence ATGCACAATAAAATGACGGGTTTGCTGGGCTTGCTGCTGCTGGGCACGACCTGGAGCGCACTGGCCGCCCCGCCCGGTGGCGGCAACGACCAGCAGCGCGCGCTCGATGCCACGCTATCGGCCATCGTCGATGATCCGCTCCACCCGCTGGCCAGCCTGTCCGTGCTGGCCATACGCCACGGCAAGGTGTCGTATGAGCAACAATTTGGCTACCGGCACATCGGGGCCACGCCGGCGGACAGCTTGCCCGTGACGCCGGCCACCCTGTTCCGCATCGCCTCGGTTTCGAAGATGATGACCACACTGGGGTTGATGCGGCTGGTCGAGCAGGGCAAGTTGAGCCTGGACCAGGACGTGGGCATCTATCTGGGCTTTTCCCTGCGCAACCCACATTTCCCCCAGCAAGCGCTGACCTTGCGCAGCCTGCTCAGCCACACCTCCTCGCTGCGCGACGCGGGCGGCTATTCCTGGGGGCCGGAACGCAGCCTGCGCGACGTGTTTACGGCCGGCGGCGATACGATGTGGGATGCGACCGCCGCGCCGGGCCGCTATTTTACGTACGCCAACCTGAATTGGGGCGTGATCGGCACCGTGATGGAAAAAGTCACGGGAGAGCGCTTCGATCTGCTGATGCGGCGCTTGCTGCTCGATCCCCTCGACGTGCGCGGCGGCTATCACCCGGCGGCATTTTCGGCGCAAGACGTGGCGAACACGGCCACGCTGTACCGCAAGCGCACGCTCGAGACAGAAGTGTGGCAGCCGCAAGGCCCGTGGATCGCGCAAGCCGACGATTTTTACCAGCGTCCACCGACTGCCCTGGCCAGCTATGTGATCGGCAGCAATGCCACCGTCTTCAGTCCCACGGGCGGCTTGCGCATTTCCGCCGCAGGACTGGGCAAGGTCATGCAGATGCTGCTCGACGGCGGCCGCTATCAACATCAGCAACTGTTGCAGCCGGCCAGCATCGCCCTGATGTTTGGCCGCCAATGGCAGCTGGCGCCCGATGGCGGCAATGGCGACAGCGAGCGGGGCCTGTACCGCGCCTGGGGCCTGGGCAACCAGCAGTTCGATGCGGTGGCGGGGCAGGGCAACCATCTGGTCGAGGGCGCCAGCTTCACGGCCGTGGGCCACCTGGGCGACGCGTATGGCCTCGTCTCCGCCTTCGTGCTCGATTTCCAGAAAAAAAACGGCATGGTGATGCTGGTGGGCGGCACGGGCAGCGATCCCGAACAGTACCCTGGCACGTATTCCGCCATGGGGCGCAGCGAGGAACGGATACTCACCACCCTATACCGTGGTGCGATGGACAACAATCCATCCTTGCATTGA
- a CDS encoding D-amino acid dehydrogenase — protein MLPHHGSATQRGNMQQQVIIIGGGVVGLTSAWWLAEAGYKVTLLERNEQVAIAASYRNGGQLSYRYVAPLADAGVPFKALQWLLQKDGPLRFRPEADWRQWRWLASFLRNCNSASNARTTAKLLQLGEWSRAGMAHLELTVPPEAYARRDAGKLIVYRSPAIFQRAVARPESEEARIVLSPLEAVQREPALAALQGSLAGGIFTQGEAVADCHAFCLALETRLLQHPNCSLLLKGEARRLVTHKGRITGVDTSLGLLQADHYVLAAGIQSRDLAATAGIYLPLYPLKGYSLTAPIRAQHRAPEISITDFERKVLYARIGGDLRVAAMVDMVGADNSIDWGRIAGLTRLAREAMPHGADYDQATAWAGLRPATPNSAPLVGASKVANLWLNVGHGPLGFTFAAGTARILADLMAGKAPPFALDFLAPQK, from the coding sequence ATGCTCCCGCACCATGGGAGCGCAACGCAGCGAGGCAACATGCAGCAACAAGTCATCATCATCGGCGGCGGCGTCGTCGGTCTGACATCGGCCTGGTGGCTGGCCGAGGCCGGCTACAAGGTCACCTTATTGGAGCGCAATGAACAGGTGGCGATCGCCGCCAGCTACCGCAATGGCGGCCAGCTCAGCTATCGCTATGTGGCACCGCTGGCGGACGCGGGCGTGCCCTTCAAGGCCCTGCAATGGCTGCTGCAGAAAGACGGTCCGCTGCGCTTCCGTCCCGAGGCCGACTGGCGCCAATGGCGCTGGTTGGCCAGCTTCCTGCGCAATTGCAACAGCGCCAGCAATGCCCGCACGACGGCCAAGCTGCTGCAACTGGGAGAATGGAGCCGCGCCGGCATGGCCCATCTGGAATTGACCGTGCCGCCGGAAGCGTATGCGCGGCGCGATGCGGGTAAACTCATCGTCTACCGCTCGCCCGCCATCTTCCAGCGTGCCGTGGCGCGGCCCGAATCGGAAGAGGCGCGCATCGTCTTGTCGCCGCTGGAAGCCGTGCAGCGCGAACCGGCGCTGGCCGCCTTGCAGGGTTCCCTGGCGGGCGGCATCTTTACGCAGGGCGAAGCGGTGGCCGATTGCCACGCCTTTTGCCTGGCGCTGGAAACGCGCCTGCTGCAGCACCCGAATTGTTCGCTCTTGTTAAAAGGCGAGGCGCGCCGCCTCGTCACGCACAAGGGCAGGATCACGGGCGTCGACACCAGCCTGGGCTTGCTGCAGGCGGATCACTATGTGCTGGCGGCCGGCATCCAGAGCCGCGACCTGGCCGCCACGGCAGGCATTTACCTGCCCCTGTACCCGCTGAAGGGCTACAGCCTGACGGCGCCCATCCGCGCCCAGCACCGTGCGCCCGAGATCAGCATCACGGATTTCGAACGCAAGGTGCTGTATGCGCGCATCGGTGGCGACCTGCGCGTGGCCGCCATGGTCGATATGGTGGGCGCCGACAACAGTATCGACTGGGGCCGCATCGCCGGTCTGACGCGGCTGGCGCGCGAAGCCATGCCGCACGGCGCCGATTACGATCAGGCCACGGCCTGGGCCGGCCTGCGCCCCGCCACGCCGAACAGCGCGCCGCTGGTGGGCGCCAGCAAAGTGGCGAACTTGTGGCTGAACGTGGGCCATGGCCCGCTGGGCTTTACCTTTGCCGCCGGCACGGCGCGCATCCTGGCCGACCTGATGGCCGGCAAGGCGCCGCCGTTCGCGCTGGACTTCCTCGCGCCTCAAAAATAG
- a CDS encoding YchJ family protein produces the protein MPTPSTSAACPCGGASYASCCGPYIAGDVLPPTAEILMRSRYTAFTLRDEPYLLATWHASTRPTDALFAEEEKVHWLGLEVKSALRLRQRKAESDDQTEEIHRDTVEFVARYKVNGRAHRLHEVSRFVREADKSGDGALRWFYLDGSFPE, from the coding sequence ATGCCCACACCCTCGACATCTGCCGCCTGCCCCTGTGGCGGCGCCTCCTACGCCAGCTGCTGCGGCCCGTATATCGCGGGCGACGTCTTGCCGCCCACGGCCGAAATCCTGATGCGTTCGCGCTACACGGCGTTTACCTTGCGCGACGAGCCATATCTGCTTGCCACCTGGCATGCCAGCACCCGTCCCACCGACGCTTTATTTGCCGAAGAAGAAAAAGTCCACTGGCTGGGACTTGAGGTAAAATCTGCTTTACGTTTACGTCAACGTAAAGCAGAATCAGACGATCAAACCGAAGAGATACACCGCGACACTGTCGAATTCGTGGCCCGCTACAAGGTCAACGGCCGCGCGCACCGCCTGCATGAAGTGAGCCGCTTCGTGCGCGAGGCGGACAAGAGCGGTGATGGCGCCCTGCGCTGGTTTTATCTCGACGGCAGTTTTCCCGAATAG
- a CDS encoding carboxyl transferase domain-containing protein: MPHIESKLNPRSEDFKANAAAMQAIVDDLRDKVEKIAAGGGEAAAAKHLARGKLLPRDRVQMLLDPGTPFLEFSQMAAYAMYQDAKGVDAAPAAGIITGIGRVSGQECVIVCNDATVKGGTYYPMTVKKHLRAQEIADQNNLPCIYLVDSGGANLPNQDDVFPDRDHFGRIFYNQANLSAKGIPQIAVVMGSCTAGGAYVPAMSDESIIVKEQGTIFLGGPPLVKAATGEVVTAEDLGGGDVHTRLSGVVDHLAQNDLHALSLARTIVSNLNRTKPQQMALRESVEPKYPTQELYGVIPVDTRKPFDVREVIARIVDGSDFDEFKARYGTTLICGFAHIYGVKVGIIANNGILFSESALKGTHFIELCCQRKIPLVFLQNITGFMVGRKYENEGIARNGAKMVTAVATAAVPKFTVIIGGSFGAGNYGMCGRAFSPRFMWMWPNARISVMGGDQAASVLATVKRDGIEGKGGQWSADEEAAFKQPIKDQYEHQGHPYYATARLWDDGVIDPADTRMVLGLGLSAALNAEIPDTKFGVFRM; the protein is encoded by the coding sequence ATGCCGCACATCGAAAGCAAACTCAATCCGCGCAGTGAAGATTTCAAGGCCAATGCCGCGGCCATGCAAGCCATCGTCGACGATTTGCGTGACAAGGTGGAAAAGATCGCGGCCGGCGGCGGCGAAGCGGCTGCCGCCAAGCACCTGGCGCGCGGCAAACTACTGCCGCGCGACAGAGTGCAGATGCTGCTCGATCCCGGCACGCCCTTCCTCGAGTTTTCCCAGATGGCGGCTTACGCCATGTACCAGGACGCCAAGGGCGTCGATGCGGCGCCCGCCGCCGGCATCATCACCGGCATCGGCAGGGTCTCGGGCCAGGAATGCGTCATCGTGTGTAACGACGCGACAGTCAAGGGCGGCACGTATTACCCGATGACGGTGAAAAAACACTTGCGCGCCCAGGAAATCGCCGACCAGAACAACCTGCCGTGCATTTACCTGGTCGACTCGGGCGGCGCCAATCTGCCGAACCAGGACGACGTCTTCCCGGACCGCGACCATTTCGGCCGCATCTTCTACAACCAGGCAAATCTGTCGGCCAAGGGCATCCCGCAGATCGCCGTCGTGATGGGTTCTTGCACGGCCGGCGGGGCCTACGTGCCGGCCATGAGCGATGAATCGATCATCGTCAAGGAGCAGGGCACGATTTTCCTCGGCGGCCCGCCGCTGGTGAAAGCGGCCACCGGTGAAGTAGTGACGGCTGAAGACCTGGGTGGCGGCGACGTGCACACGCGCTTGTCCGGCGTGGTCGACCACCTGGCGCAGAACGATCTGCATGCGCTATCGCTGGCGCGCACCATCGTCTCGAACCTGAACCGCACCAAGCCGCAGCAGATGGCGCTGCGCGAGTCCGTCGAACCGAAATACCCGACGCAGGAACTGTATGGCGTGATCCCCGTCGATACGCGCAAGCCGTTCGACGTGCGCGAAGTCATTGCGCGCATCGTCGACGGCAGCGATTTCGACGAATTCAAGGCCCGCTACGGCACCACCCTGATCTGCGGCTTCGCGCACATCTATGGCGTCAAAGTCGGCATCATCGCCAACAACGGCATCTTGTTCTCGGAATCGGCGCTGAAAGGCACGCATTTCATCGAATTGTGCTGCCAGCGCAAGATCCCTCTCGTCTTCCTGCAAAATATCACGGGCTTCATGGTGGGCCGCAAATACGAAAACGAAGGCATCGCCCGCAACGGCGCCAAGATGGTGACGGCTGTCGCCACGGCCGCCGTGCCGAAGTTCACGGTCATCATCGGCGGCAGCTTCGGCGCCGGCAACTACGGCATGTGCGGCCGCGCGTTTTCCCCGCGTTTCATGTGGATGTGGCCCAATGCACGCATTTCCGTCATGGGCGGCGACCAGGCCGCTTCCGTGCTGGCGACCGTCAAGCGCGACGGCATCGAGGGCAAGGGCGGGCAGTGGAGCGCGGACGAAGAAGCGGCCTTCAAGCAGCCGATCAAGGATCAATACGAACACCAGGGCCACCCCTACTATGCCACCGCGCGCCTGTGGGACGATGGCGTGATCGACCCGGCCGACACCCGCATGGTGCTGGGCCTGGGCCTGTCGGCCGCGCTCAACGCCGAGATCCCGGACACGAAGTTCGGCGTATTCCGCATGTAA
- a CDS encoding enoyl-CoA hydratase/isomerase family protein, whose protein sequence is MEFETLKLVIEGNVATVTLNRPDVRNAFNETTIAELARAFEGLGRSDMVRAIVLAANGAAFCAGADLNWMKKMAGYTHAENQADALQLAQMLRTIYLCPKPVVAKIQGDCYAGGMGLVAACDIILAAEDVHFCLSEVRLGLIPATISPYVIKAMGENAARRYFLTAERFSAQEALRIGFAHEVVEASALDAKTAEVLKALTGNSPHAVAQAKMLVREIVGQPVDDALLADTAERIAQIRASEQGREGVQSFLDKRKPSWLMG, encoded by the coding sequence ATGGAATTTGAAACCTTAAAGCTGGTCATCGAGGGCAATGTCGCCACCGTGACCCTGAACCGTCCCGACGTGCGCAACGCCTTCAACGAGACGACGATCGCCGAACTGGCGCGCGCCTTCGAAGGCCTGGGACGCAGCGACATGGTGCGCGCCATCGTGCTGGCGGCGAATGGCGCGGCCTTTTGCGCCGGTGCGGACCTGAACTGGATGAAGAAGATGGCAGGCTACACGCATGCCGAAAACCAGGCCGACGCACTGCAGCTGGCGCAGATGCTGCGCACGATTTACCTGTGTCCCAAGCCCGTCGTGGCGAAGATCCAGGGCGACTGTTATGCGGGCGGCATGGGCCTCGTCGCCGCATGCGATATCATTCTGGCTGCGGAAGACGTGCATTTCTGCCTGAGCGAGGTGCGCCTGGGACTGATTCCGGCCACTATTTCACCGTATGTCATCAAGGCCATGGGCGAAAACGCGGCACGCCGCTATTTCCTGACCGCGGAGCGATTCTCCGCTCAGGAAGCGCTACGCATCGGCTTTGCCCACGAGGTAGTCGAGGCAAGCGCGCTGGACGCGAAAACCGCCGAGGTGCTCAAAGCGCTGACGGGCAACAGCCCGCACGCCGTGGCGCAAGCGAAAATGCTGGTGCGCGAGATCGTCGGCCAGCCGGTCGATGACGCGCTGTTGGCGGATACCGCCGAGCGCATCGCGCAGATCCGCGCCTCGGAGCAGGGACGCGAAGGCGTGCAATCGTTCCTCGACAAGCGCAAGCCGAGTTGGCTCATGGGCTAG